The sequence TTGAAGGCGGTCCCCTTGCTGACCTCGCTGTATACCCAGATGCTCCCGCCGGACTGCTTCACGATCCCGTAGACGGTCGAGAGTCCGAGGCCCGTCCCCTTGCCCGCCTCCTTCGTCGTGAAGAACGGTTCGAAGATGCGCGCCTGCGTCCGCTCGTCCATGCCGACGCCGGTATCGGTCACGGCGACCATCACGTAGGAGCCGGGGGAGATCGCGACGTGCCGGCCGGCGTATTCCTCGTCGAGCAGGACGTTCCGGGTCTCGATTACCAGCGTGCCCCCGCCGGGCATCGCGTCCCGGGCGTTGACCGCCAGGTTCATGAGGACCTGCCCGATCTGGCCGGGGTCGGCCATCACGTTTCCGAGGCCGGGATCCGGCAGGACCCGCAGCTCGATATTCTCCCCGATGACCCGCCGGAGCATGCTCTCCATTTCCCGGACGACGGAGTTCAGGTCGAGCACTCTCGGCTGGAGGATCTGTTTTCGGCTGAAGGCGAGAAGCTGGCGCGTGAGGTCGGCCGCCCGGTCGCCGGCTTTCATGATCTGCTCGATGTCGTCCATCAGGGGATCCCCGGCCTGAAGCTGGGAGATGGCCAGCTCGCCGTATCCCTCGATCGCGGTGAGGAGGTTGTTCAGGTCGTGCGCGATCCCGCCCGCGAGCTGCCCGACGGCTTCCATTTTCTGCGACTGCCGGAACTGCTCTTCCAGCATCTTCCGCCCGGTGACGTCCTGCCCGATGCCGATCGCCGTCCCGTCGGAAAGGCGAACGGCGGCCCACATCGTGTCGAGCACCCTTCCGTCCCTCACCCGCATCCTGAAAGGCGCCCACCGCGCGTTCGACGTCCCGATGAAATCCATGACCTCCCGGTAGGCCTGCGGATCCGGATAGCACTCGGCGAGGATGTCGATGCCGTTCTCCCGGACCTCTTCGATGGACCACCCCAGCGTGCGCTCCCACTCACGGTTGACCAGCCGGATGCGGCCGTCGCCGCCGATGAAGTTGATCATGACCGGGAGATGATCGAAGATGTTCTGCAGGATCTCCTTCTGCTTCCTCAGGTCCTCTTCCGCGCGCTTGTGCTCCGTGATGTCGTGCGCGATCCAGAACACCGTGTTTTCCGTCAGCGGCGAGATCCTGCCCTCGAACCACACCTCCCTCGATCCGATATCCATCTTGTACTCGAAGTGATGCGTCCGTCGGGTTTCGAGCGCGAGCCCGATCCGGCGGAAGATCGCATCCGCGTCCTTCCCGGGCAAGACGTCGTGGATCCTCTTTCCGATCAACTGTTCGGAGGGGCGGTACAGGTTCAGGGGGTCGGTCGGCGCGATCTCGACATAGCGGCCTTCCGCGTCCAGCACCAGGATGACATCCGTCATCGCGGATAAGATCGTGCGAAGCCTCCCTTCCGATTTCTTCAGCGCATCGTCGACCGCCGCGAGCTTCAGTGGCTCGACGACCTCCCACGCCCCGCGCCTCCTTGCGACGGCGAACCGGTGGGAGCGGGCGACGTCGAACAGCCCGGCGGCCATGGTCACATCCAAAAGGTAGCTGCACATGACGAGGATGTTCCGGCCGTCGAGCATCCGGTTCAGCGCGTCCTCGTATCCCGCGAAATCCTTCCAGTCCCGCTCCGTGAGCCACGCTTCGTTCCCGTTCACCCGCAGCCCGTCGTATCCTTTCGCGCGCGCCCGCTCCAGCCTGTCCATCCAACCGTCGATGACGCGTCGCAGGTCGAACGCGCCGTCCCGGAGGTACCACTGCGCATGGGGAAGGATTTCGATGTTCCCGTCGGCCAGGTGCCGGTCCGCCCCGGGTACGCCGGCCATCAATGCCTCTTTCGCTTCATCCGCGTTCAGGGGATCGAAAACCACCCAGATGCAGTACTCGTTCGCCTCCAACCCCGCCCGGAACCATGGGATCAGGATGTCGAGCAGATCTTCCCGCGTCGCGTAGAAGTGACAGAAATGGGATCCCCAGGGGAGATCGCCCACGACGCCGATGCCCGATTTCCGAAGTTCCGCCGCCACCCCGGGCCTCCCGCATCCGCTTCGAGTGCGACATAAAGAGAGATATTATTAATAATATGATTCTGCAGCGATTCAGGTGGTTTCCGGGATGAGGGAGAATTTCGCCGGAGAATTGCGGCGGGAGCGCAAACGGAATCGGGGAACCGGGACGGCGTCCCGGTTCCCCGCACGATCACTCCTCCGCCAGGACCGGCTGCGCCTCCGGCGCCGCCTTGCTCCTGCGGTTGGCGACGATCCACTTGCTCAGGAGGACCACGAAAGCGACGAAGAACGCCATGGAGGCGTATTCGGCCCACTTCGGCGGGTCGATCAGCCCCTTCACCCACGGGTCGGTGATCATCATCTGGCCGCCCACCTTGCCCAGCACCGCCGCGCCGATCCACAGGATGACCGGGTAGCGGTCCATGACGGCGGAGAGCCAGGTGCTCAGGAACACCACCATCGGGATGGAGAGGAGCAGCCCGAACAGGAGCAGGAACAGGTTCCCGTGGCTGGCCGCGCCGACGGCCAGCATGTTGTCGATCCCCATGCTCAGGTCGGCGACGATGATGATCCAGAGCGCCTGCCAGATCGAGGTGGCCGCCTTGGTGTGCGATTCGTCTTTCGTGCCTTCCGTGAGCAGCTTGACGGCGATCCAGATGACGACGGCGCCGCCGACCAGCTTGACGAAGGACATGTTCAGGAGCTGGGCCACCAGGAAGGTGCATGCCACCCGGATGAGGACCGCCCCGCCGGACCCGAGGATGATCCCCAACCGGCGTTCCTTGCCTTGCAGGTTCTTTACCGCCATGGCGATGACCACGGCGTTGTCGCCGGCCAGCACCAGGTCGATGAGCACGATGCTCATCACCGCCACGAAGAACTCCCACGTGAACGCAATCTGCCCCAGCCAACCCAGGTCGATCATGTCGCCTCCTTCAAGGTATCGCCGCGGCAGATAAAAAAAGAACCTTTACCCGCGGCATGATGGTCCATGCTGTGAGTAAAGGTCTGGCAGGTCCTTGCTTCCAAGGAGCCGCGCCCGGGCGGTCATTCCCGCCGTAATGTCGGACGCGGGCCGGCCGCGCTGGTCGGCCGGTTGCTACTCCCCTTTACGCAAATCAAGGTACCGGAGCCGCGAGGGGTTGTCAACAATAATCGGTATCGATTACCGGACCCATCTCCAGCCCGTGAGGAACACCCTGCGGGCGAGTCTTCAGGATGACGGGCGCGGCTCCTCGCAGAACGTGCACACGCCCACGGGGGACCCTGCCTCAGCGCGATAGACCCCTTCGCGCTCCCCGGTTTCGAGCACCGATGCGCGGCTTCCCTCCCGGAAGACCGTGATCCCCTTGCACCCGGATTCCCACGCCGTCCGGTAGAGCTCCTCGATCTTCTGCAGAGGCGTCTCCGCCGGCAGGTTGACCGTCGAGGAGATGCTCTGGTCCACGTACCGCTGAACCCGTGCCTGGAGCCGAACACGAGTGTCGGGATCGATCCGGTGCGCGGTGACGAGCGTCTCCGGAAGCGGCGCTGCCGTTCCGTGGCGCTCGCGGAAGCTGGAGACGAGGGGGTGCCTGACCCGGAACGCCTGGCCGGCCACGTGGCGCAGATAGGAGTGGGAGAAGATCGGCTCGATCCCGCTGGAGACGCCTGCGAGACAGGAGATGGTGCCGGTCGGCGCGACCGCGAGCAGGGCGCAATTGCGGAGCCCCTTCGCGCGGATCCCTTCCCGGATCGCTTCGGGCAGCCGACGGATGAACGGGCTCTTCAGGTGCCGCTCCCGGTCGAAGGCGGGAAATGCGCCCTTTTCCTCCGCCAGCCGGATGCTCTCTTCATACGCCGCGTCGCGCAGGACGCCCATGAGGCGCTCCAGCAGCGAAAGGGCCGCCTCGGAACCGTAGACCAGCCCGAGCATGGCCAGGCAATCCGCGGCACCCATGATGCCCAGACCGACGCGCCGGGAACGCACCGAAGCCAGCCGCTGGTCTTTCAGGGCGTGCCTGGGAGCGCCGACTTCGATCGCGTTGTCCAGGAAACGCACCGCCATCCGCACGGTATCCGCGATCCCGTCCCAATCGAGGTCCGCCCGCTCGCCGAAGGGATCCCTGACGAACGCCGCGAGATTGATGCTGCCCAGGTTGCAGGCGCCGTAAGGCTCCAGGGGGATCTCGCCGCAGACGTTCACCCCTTCGATCGACATGCCGTTGTACTCGGTCGTGGACTCGCGGACCATCGTGTCCCAGAAGAGGACCCCGGGCTCCGCGCTTGCCCACGCGGATTCGAGGAGCTTCTCCCAGATCTCGCGGGCGGGTACATCCCTCCCGATCGTTTCGTGCGGGGTCCGGAACCACAGTCGGACCTCCCCTCCTTCCTCCAGCGCCCGCATGAACGCGTCGGTGATCCGGACGGAGATATTCGCGTTGCGGACCTGCCGCCGCCCGGGATCGCATTTAACGGACAGGAACTCCCGGATGTCCGGATGGTCGATCCGGGTGGTGATCATCAGCGCGCCGCGGCGGCCCCGCGAGCCGCCCATCACCCCGGTGACCGCCGAGAACGCCTCCATGAAGCTCACGGACCCGGAGCTCTCGATGCCGGCGTTGCGGACGCGCGCCCCCCGGGGACGGAGCACGTCGATGTTCGTGCCAACCCCGCCTCCCAGGGCGTAAGTGCTCGACGCCTCGCGGATCCACCGGGTGATCCCGTCCACGGAGTCCTTCCGCACCGGGATGAAGTAGCAGTTGAACAGGGTCGCCGCCCTCGGATTCCCCGCGCCGAAGAGGATGCGCCCGGCGGGGACGAACCGGAAATCCTCGAGCAGCATCCGGAATTTCCGGCGCCATTCCGCGCCGTCCTTCTCCGGTCGGGCGATCGTCGCGGCCACCCGGTCCCACATCCGTTCCGGGGTGGTCTCGATC comes from Thermodesulfobacteriota bacterium and encodes:
- a CDS encoding MEDS domain-containing protein; this translates as MAAELRKSGIGVVGDLPWGSHFCHFYATREDLLDILIPWFRAGLEANEYCIWVVFDPLNADEAKEALMAGVPGADRHLADGNIEILPHAQWYLRDGAFDLRRVIDGWMDRLERARAKGYDGLRVNGNEAWLTERDWKDFAGYEDALNRMLDGRNILVMCSYLLDVTMAAGLFDVARSHRFAVARRRGAWEVVEPLKLAAVDDALKKSEGRLRTILSAMTDVILVLDAEGRYVEIAPTDPLNLYRPSEQLIGKRIHDVLPGKDADAIFRRIGLALETRRTHHFEYKMDIGSREVWFEGRISPLTENTVFWIAHDITEHKRAEEDLRKQKEILQNIFDHLPVMINFIGGDGRIRLVNREWERTLGWSIEEVRENGIDILAECYPDPQAYREVMDFIGTSNARWAPFRMRVRDGRVLDTMWAAVRLSDGTAIGIGQDVTGRKMLEEQFRQSQKMEAVGQLAGGIAHDLNNLLTAIEGYGELAISQLQAGDPLMDDIEQIMKAGDRAADLTRQLLAFSRKQILQPRVLDLNSVVREMESMLRRVIGENIELRVLPDPGLGNVMADPGQIGQVLMNLAVNARDAMPGGGTLVIETRNVLLDEEYAGRHVAISPGSYVMVAVTDTGVGMDERTQARIFEPFFTTKEAGKGTGLGLSTVYGIVKQSGGSIWVYSEVSKGTAF
- a CDS encoding TerC family protein is translated as MIDLGWLGQIAFTWEFFVAVMSIVLIDLVLAGDNAVVIAMAVKNLQGKERRLGIILGSGGAVLIRVACTFLVAQLLNMSFVKLVGGAVVIWIAVKLLTEGTKDESHTKAATSIWQALWIIIVADLSMGIDNMLAVGAASHGNLFLLLFGLLLSIPMVVFLSTWLSAVMDRYPVILWIGAAVLGKVGGQMMITDPWVKGLIDPPKWAEYASMAFFVAFVVLLSKWIVANRRSKAAPEAQPVLAEE
- a CDS encoding adenosylcobalamin-dependent ribonucleoside-diphosphate reductase produces the protein MAPQSKSRTLRTRTEPDARKDADAWFRGDDLRTEVFLLRYALRALDGSWIETTPERMWDRVAATIARPEKDGAEWRRKFRMLLEDFRFVPAGRILFGAGNPRAATLFNCYFIPVRKDSVDGITRWIREASSTYALGGGVGTNIDVLRPRGARVRNAGIESSGSVSFMEAFSAVTGVMGGSRGRRGALMITTRIDHPDIREFLSVKCDPGRRQVRNANISVRITDAFMRALEEGGEVRLWFRTPHETIGRDVPAREIWEKLLESAWASAEPGVLFWDTMVRESTTEYNGMSIEGVNVCGEIPLEPYGACNLGSINLAAFVRDPFGERADLDWDGIADTVRMAVRFLDNAIEVGAPRHALKDQRLASVRSRRVGLGIMGAADCLAMLGLVYGSEAALSLLERLMGVLRDAAYEESIRLAEEKGAFPAFDRERHLKSPFIRRLPEAIREGIRAKGLRNCALLAVAPTGTISCLAGVSSGIEPIFSHSYLRHVAGQAFRVRHPLVSSFRERHGTAAPLPETLVTAHRIDPDTRVRLQARVQRYVDQSISSTVNLPAETPLQKIEELYRTAWESGCKGITVFREGSRASVLETGEREGVYRAEAGSPVGVCTFCEEPRPSS